Proteins encoded within one genomic window of Brassica rapa cultivar Chiifu-401-42 chromosome A09, CAAS_Brap_v3.01, whole genome shotgun sequence:
- the LOC103839671 gene encoding uncharacterized protein LOC103839671 yields the protein MIRFNKVTGWRFCLLRCAPSGEINDGTHRSFSLHLYVSLLLSASLHLSPPLAASPLLATSLLLSASLGVFPPLAASSVLSTSRHLSAYRHLSASLRLSASLPQFANDMELELPKRLYAEGSEPRVKKINNSCRMELIRDLKKAMCAEYDDVKRDPVFTHIMAIAEMKAKCDCGVYAVKFIECHALGLELSLLHDGNIIEARHRILWDLWEAANDPELIDRMSKYQSPECLSSTVEEIL from the exons atgatTCGGTTTAATAAAGTTACCgg ATGGCGATTTTGTCTTCTCCGTTGTGCTCCCTCCGGTGAAATCAACGACGGAACCCACCGAAGCTTCTCTCTCCACCTCTACGTCTCTCTGCTACTCTCCGCCTCTCTCCACCTCTCTCCGCCTCTCGCCGCCTCTCCGCTTCTCGCCACCTCTCTGCTTCTCTCCGCCTCTCTCGGCGTCTTTCCTCCTCTCGCCGCCTCGTCGGTTCTCTCCACCTCTCGCCACCTCTCCGCTTATCGCCACCTCTCCGCTTCTCTCCGCCTCTCCGCCTCTCTGCCTCAATTTGCGAACG ATATGGAGCTTGAGCTACCCAAACGATTGTATGCAGAGGGTTCAGAACCTCGGGTTAAGAAGATCAACAACAGTTGCCGCATGGAACTTATCAGAGATCTGAAGAAAGCTATGTGTGCCGAGTATGATGATGTGAAGAGAGATCCAGTTTTCACACATATCATGGCTATTGCCGAAATGAAAGCCAAATGTGACTGTGGCGTCTATGCAGTGAAGTTCATTGAGTGTCATGCGCTTGGATTGGAGTTGTCGTTGTTGCATGATGGTAACATTATCGAAGCTCGCCACAGGATTCTATGGGATCTTTGGGAAGCAGCTAATGATCCGGAATTGATTGATAGGATGTCAAAGTATCAATCCCCGGAGTGTCTCTCTTCGACTGTAGAGGAGATTTTGTGA
- the LOC103839373 gene encoding cysteine proteinase inhibitor 5, which yields MNNKTTFILFLALVLCSLYVSQAALTGGWSPISDVKNAHIVEIGEFAVSEYNKQSKSGLKFVEVVSGESQIVAGMNYRLILAANEGVAIAGNGESKKYEAVVWEKPWLKSMNLTSFKPAM from the coding sequence ATGAATAACAAGACAACCTTCATTCTTTTCCTCGCTCTCGTCCTCTGCTCTCTCTACGTGTCTCAAGCAGCACTTACCGGAGGATGGAGTCCCATAAGTGATGTTAAAAATGCTCACATCGTAGAGATTGGCGAGTTTGCTGTCTCCGAATACAATAAGCAGAGCAAATCGGGACTCAAGTTTGTGGAGGTTGTTAGCGGCGAGTCTCAGATAGTCGCTGGCATGAATTATCGGCTTATTTTGGCGGCTAATGAAGGCGTAGCCATAGCCGGAAATGGTGAGAGCAAGAAGTACGAGGCAGTTGTATGGGAGAAGCCATGGTTGAAATCTATGAATCTCACGTCCTTTAAACCCGCTATGTAA
- the LOC117128319 gene encoding uncharacterized protein LOC117128319, giving the protein MMHIYTTCGVWEFGATTGWVFSADEKGARLLLLESSSTLEVFKRMVLEDFDMEEDSLPDLELSYLPNELINTSTCPPVIIANDRQLQNFVGFVQKCVSTRLCVTSKAKVENLNEPDFDLNKSPADSSSAQEEGNSVDRGNEPAPVFVERQCEKKKEKIRRVEVDEDAYHADTMISAKEDIHKMSKFSVLNVVKKGQLFENKTLLKATFELCAMKHNFHYEVIKTDRQLWYVRCEDNACNWCVRAECLKDSEYFIIKKYVGEHTCAPSNKTKPGRTASAKTIGSLIMHRYEGVKEGPKCNDIIQIMLMDHGCEITKSLAWDAREYAVNAVRGIPERSYGKIPKYLHMLREANPGTHSSYEIDSNGRFRYLFIAFGQSLRGFNRVIRRVIVVDGTFLKNKYKGVLLVATAVDGNSNLYPLAFGVVDSENENSWEWFMRQLNSVIADDHHLAFISDRHAAIAKALETVYPTAKHGICIHHLLNNVVTYYHGKGLVGLVAKASKVYRVAEFEKIFANVCNISPAIGKYLRDAEVQKWARCQFSGYRYDIRTTNPAESINSALRSPREYPIIPLLDSIREMLTRWFYNRKKKISKHNHPLTEDVEKKIERRTEKGKRFAVYPVSDGRLLVRGDKIDCLVDLDRRTCSCGKYNLMKIPCRHAIKAGFHVGRQPHTLTDLFYTTEAWREAYHESINPIAVPEDAWSMPEDVVVDNVLPPESRKSVGRNRKRRYETVEDKLRSSQTSQKRQPRKCSRCGISGHNRATCKIPI; this is encoded by the coding sequence ATGATGCATATCTATACAACATGTGGTGTTTGGGAGTTTGGAGCAACCACGGGATGGGTTTTTTCGGCTGATGAGAAAGGGGCTAGGCTACTGTTATTGGAATCAAGTTCTACCTTAGAGGTTTTTAAAAGAATGGTTTTGGAAGAttttgatatggaagaagataGCTTACCCGATTTGGAGTTGAGTTATCTACCTAATGAGTTGATCAATACATCAACTTGTCCACCTGTGATCATTGCGAATGATCGACAGCTTCAGAATTTTGTTGGTTTTGTTCAAAAGTGTGTTTCTACTCGATTGTGTGTAACGTCTAAAGCCAAAGTTGAGAATCTGAATGAACCAGACTTTGATCTTAACAAGTCGCCAGCTGATTCAAGTTCTGCTCAAGAGGAGGGAAACTCGGTTGATAGGGGGAACGAACCGGCTCCTGTGTTTGTTGAGAGGCAGTgcgagaaaaagaaagaaaagattaGAAGAGTCGAAGTTGATGAGGATGCCTATCATGCCGATACTATGATCTCGGCCAAAGAGGACATACATAAGATGTCAAAGTTTTCTGTGCTCAATGTTGTTAAGAAGGGACAATTGTTTGAGAACAAAACTTTGCTGAAGGCGACTTTCGAGCTATGTGCAATGAAGCATAACTTTCACTACGAGGTTATCAAAACGGATAGACAACTTTGGTACGTTAGATGTGAGGATAATGCATGCAATTGGTGTGTTCGAGCAGAGTGTTTGAAGGATTCTGAATATTTCATTATCAAAAAGTATGTCGGTGAACATACATGCGCAccttcaaacaaaaccaaaccggGTAGGACTGCTTCGGCCAAAACTATAGGCAGTCTGATTATGCATAGGTATGAAGGGGTTAAGGAAGGGCCAAAATGCAATGATATAATACAGATTATGCTTATGGATCATGGCTGTGAGATCACGAAATCTTTAGCATGGGATGCTCGTGAATATGCGGTTAATGCTGTTAGAGGTATACCAGAGAGAAGTTATGGAAAAATACCGAAATACTTGCACATGCTCAGAGAGGCTAATCCGGGAACACATTCATCGTATGAGATTGACAGCAATGGGAGATTTCGGTACCTGTTTATTGCATTTGGGCAATCGCTACGAGGATTTAACAGAGTCATAAGGAGGGTTATTGTGGTTGATGGCACTTTTCTGAAGAACAAATACAAAGGAGTTCTATTGGTTGCAACTGCTGTAGACGGAAATTCTAATTTGTATCCTCTTGCATTCGGAGTAGTCGACTCAGAGAATGAAAATTCTTGGGAATGGTTTATGAGACAACTAAATAGTGTCATTGCTGATGATCATCATTTGGCTTTCATTTCGGACAGACATGCGGCCATTGCTAAGGCGCTTGAGACTGTGTATCCAACAGCTAAACATGGTATTTGCATTCATCATTTGTTGAATAATGTGGTAACATATTACCATGGGAAAGGACTTGTTGGGTTGGTTGCAAAGGCGTCCAAGGTTTATAGAGTTGCTGAGTTTGAAAAGATATTTGCTAATGTGTGTAATATCAGTCCGGCAATTGGAAAATACCTAAGGGATGCTGAAGTCCAAAAGTGGGCAAGATGTCAATTCTCTGGATATAGATATGACATAAGGACAACAAACCCAGCCGAATCCATCAACTCTGCTTTGCGTTCGCCGAGAGAGTATCCAATCATTCCCTTGTTGGACAGTATCAGAGAAATGCTGACTCGGTGGTTTTATAACCGTAAGAAAAAGATTTCAAAGCATAATCATCCTCTTACCGAAGATGTGGAGAAAAAGATTGAAAGGAGAACCGAGAAAGGCAAAAGATTTGCAGTTTACCCTGTCAGCGATGGTCGCTTGCTTGTTAGAGGTGATAAAATCGACTGCTTAGTTGATTTGGATAGACGTACTTGCTCATGTGGGAAGTACAACCTGATGAAGATACCTTGTCGGCACGCAATTAAAGCTGGGTTTCATGTTGGAAGACAGCCACACACATTAACTGATTTATTTTACACTACAGAAGCTTGGCGAGAAGCTTATCATGAAAGCATCAATCCTATTGCTGTTCCTGAGGATGCTTGGTCCATGCCAGAAGATGTTGTCGTGGACAATGTGCTACCACCAGAGTCAAGAAAATCAGTTGGAAGGAATAGAAAACGCAGATATGAAACTGTTGAAGATAAACTTCGGTCATCGCAAACATCACAAAAGAGGCAGCCTCGCAAGTGTAGTAGATGTGGTATTAGTGGGCACAACAGAGCAACTTGTAAAATACCAATATAG
- the LOC103839372 gene encoding cysteine proteinase inhibitor 5, producing the protein MNNKTTFIVFLSLALCSLYVSQAARTGGWSPISDVKSAHIVEIGEFAVSEYNKQSKSGLKFVEVVSGESQIVAGMNYRLILAANEGVAIAGNGESKKYEAVVWEKPWLKSMNLTSFKPAM; encoded by the coding sequence ATGAATAACAAAACAACCTTCATTGTTTTCCTCTCTCTCGCCCTCTGCTCTCTCTACGTGTCTCAAGCAGCACGTACCGGAGGATGGAGTCCCATAAGTGATGTTAAAAGTGCTCACATCGTAGAGATTGGCGAGTTTGCTGTCTCCGAATACAATAAGCAGAGCAAATCGGGACTCAAGTTTGTGGAGGTTGTTAGCGGCGAGTCTCAGATAGTCGCTGGCATGAACTATCGGCTTATTTTGGCGGCTAATGAAGGCGTAGCCATAGCCGGAAATGGTGAGAGCAAGAAGTACGAGGCAGTTGTATGGGAGAAGCCATGGTTGAAATCTATGAATCTCACGTCTTTTAAACCCGCTATGTAA